GGGAGAGCTTGTTGAGTCTGGTGGTGAGCTCGTCGGCGTCTTTGGCGTCGTAGTAGGTGCCGTCGCCGGCGTCGGCGATGCATCTCAGCTGCTTGCGGGCGGGGTCCTTGACGCCGAAGCCGACGGTGTCGATGCGTAGGTCGACGCCGCCCTTGGTGAGCTTTTTGACCACGGGGCAGGGGTCGGGCACGCAGGACTCCTCGCCGTCGGAGACGAGGATGACATTGCGTGGGCCGGTGTCGCCGAGGTCGTCGATGGCCTTGGTGAGGGAGTGGGCAATGGGCGTTTCGCCCTTGGCCTCGAAGTCGTTGATGGCCTTGGTCAACGCTGGCTTGTCGAGGGGGGCGATGGGTGCGACGAGCTGGGTGTCGGCGCAGGCGGCCTTGGTGGGCTTGCCTCCTTCTTCGGTGGCGCCGTAGACGCGCAGGCCGACGTTGGTGTCTTGGGGCAGCTTGTCGACGACACCGATGAGGGCCTTCTTCGCGGCTTCCATCTTGGTCCCGCCGGAGGGGTCGGCCTCGTTCATCGAGCCGGACGCGTCGAGCATCAGCAGCAACTTGCCCGGGACGTCGGTCGAGGACTCCGTCGCGGCTGGGAGGTGCGCGGTGGACGTCGCGGCGTTGGCGGTGCCGGCGCCGGACAAGGCAACTGTCCCGGTCAGGAGGCCGGCGAGCAGCCCGCGGATCATGCCCGTGGTCGTCAGATGCATCGGATGGTTCCCCTGTGTGGCGTACGAATGTTTGCGATTGCAATCTAGATGTTTGCCATTGCAAATGTCAACGCGTGACATGGCGATCCTAAGTGAGTGGACGGGCGCCGAGGGTGGGAGTCGTGGGTAGCGTGAGCCTCCATGAACCCCCGGGTGATCCACACCGCGCAAGCGCTCGTCGACCTCGTCGTCGAAGTGCCCGACCTCCCCAGGCGAGGTGGCAATGTGATGGCTTCTGCCGCAACGCGATACGCCGGGGGAGCGGTGACCATCCTCCTGGCTGCCGTGCGTTCAGGAGCCGAAGCGGTGCACGCCGGCGCACACGGGCGGGGGCCCAACGGCGACCTCGTGCGGGAAACGCTGACGGCCGAGGGCGTGACGCTCTCGGCGCCCGTCGTCGAGGACCTGGACACGGGCGTCTGCGTGGTCATGGTCGAGCCCTCCGCCGAGCGCACCTTCGTCACCACGCAGGAGGCCGAGCGGCGGATCACGCCGGAGTCGCTGCAGACGAGCGCACCGGTGGCGGGGGACCTGGTCTGCGTGAGTGGATACAGCTTCGTCGGGCGCACCCGGGACCCGCTCATCACCTGGCTGGAGTCGCTCCCCGACGAGGTCGTCGTCGTGCTCGACCCCGGTGCGGTCTTCGCGGAGCTGGACTCCTCCCTTCGCTCCCGCATCGTCGCGCTGACCGATGTCTGGACCGGCAATGGCGAGGAGTCCGAGGACTTCGGTCGGGCGAAGGGGATGGGGCCGGCCGCCGAGGCCGTCGCTGCCCTGCTGAAGCCGGGCGCCGTCGCCGTCGTGCGCGATGGTGAGGAGGGATGCGCCGTGCACGTCGACGGCGTGACCACGATCGTGCCGGGCTACCCGGAAAAGGCGGTCGACACCAACGGCGCCGGCGACACCCACACCGGAGTCCTGCTCGCGGAGCGGGCGAAGGGGACGCCGTGGGCCGATGCCTGCCGCCGGGCCAATGCTGCAGGAGCCATCAAGGTCACCCGGCGCGGACCGACGACCGCGCCCACGGCCGCCGAGATCGACGCCTACCTCGCCACTCGCGGCTGACGTTGGCTTCGAGATGCTTGCTGCGCAAGCTCCTCAGCCAGCGTCGGGACGGGCATCGAGATCTGCGCGACAGCGCTGCTCGAAGGTCTCCAGCTCGGACAAGGCATCGTCGATGTCGCGCCGGCGTTGCTCCAGGTCCTCGCGCCGCTCGTCGATCTGCGAGAGCACGTACTCCAGCTGGCTGCGGTGGCCGCGCGGGGCGTCGTAGAGGTTGATGATCGTGGCGATCTCATCGAGGGGAAACCCGAGGCGCTTGCCGCGCAGGATGAGCGCCAGCCGCGTCCGGTCGCGACGGTGAAACAGGCGCGTTGTGCCCTGCCGCTCCGGGGAGATCAGGCCGATGTCCTCGTAGTGGCGCACCGTGCGGGTGGTGACGCCGAACTCGTCCGCGACCTCGCGGATCGTCCAGGTGTGCTCCCGGTCGGGGGGTGCGCCTGCGGCCACCGCTGCAGGTAGGGGAGTCGCCCCCTTCGTCCGGCTTGTCATGACCGCGAGCATGCTTTACGTTGACGTCAACGTCAAGCAACGGTGCTGGTCGGCCCCTCCGACCCGGCGCCAGAGAAAGGCCGGGCATGTTCGAGCTCTCGCAGGATCACGAGGACTTTCGCGCCAGCGTGCGCGACTTCGCGGAGAAGGAGGTCGAACCGCACGTCGCCCAGTGGGACAAGGACCATCACTTCCCGACGGAGGTCGTCGCTCGCATGGGCGACCTGGGCCTCTTCGGTCTCGTCGTCCCCGAGGCATGGGGCGGCTCCGCCGAGACCGTCGACGGCGTCGTGCAGTCCGACTTCACCGCGCTGTGCGTCGCGATCGAGGAGCTCGGCCGGGTCGACCAGTCGATCGGCATCACGCTGTCGGCCGGGGTCGGCCTGGGCATCAACCCGATCCTCACCTACGGCACCGACGAGCAGCGCGACACCTGGCTGCCCGACCTCGTCGCCGGCAAGGCACTCGCCGGCTTCGGCCTGACCGAGCCCGACGCCGGCTCCGACGCGGGCGGTACCCGCACCACGGCCAAGCGCGACGGCGACGAGTGGGTCATCGACGGCGCCAAGTCCTTCATCACCAACTCCGGCACCGACATCACCTCGCTGGTGACCGTCACCGCCCGCACCGGGACGAGCGACGACGGGCGCCCGCAGATCTCGGCGAT
The genomic region above belongs to Janibacter limosus and contains:
- a CDS encoding PfkB family carbohydrate kinase, giving the protein MNPRVIHTAQALVDLVVEVPDLPRRGGNVMASAATRYAGGAVTILLAAVRSGAEAVHAGAHGRGPNGDLVRETLTAEGVTLSAPVVEDLDTGVCVVMVEPSAERTFVTTQEAERRITPESLQTSAPVAGDLVCVSGYSFVGRTRDPLITWLESLPDEVVVVLDPGAVFAELDSSLRSRIVALTDVWTGNGEESEDFGRAKGMGPAAEAVAALLKPGAVAVVRDGEEGCAVHVDGVTTIVPGYPEKAVDTNGAGDTHTGVLLAERAKGTPWADACRRANAAGAIKVTRRGPTTAPTAAEIDAYLATRG
- a CDS encoding MerR family transcriptional regulator codes for the protein MTSRTKGATPLPAAVAAGAPPDREHTWTIREVADEFGVTTRTVRHYEDIGLISPERQGTTRLFHRRDRTRLALILRGKRLGFPLDEIATIINLYDAPRGHRSQLEYVLSQIDERREDLEQRRRDIDDALSELETFEQRCRADLDARPDAG